In the Aneurinibacillus soli genome, one interval contains:
- a CDS encoding HD-GYP domain-containing protein, translating to MIRKKLSYSLKNEVLAENVYANNDTLLLEKGKRLTTSDIIRLINIDIDSIYVEEEQKNIAIEVVSQVRTLWSQEDKDFTEMYVQNLDQTKNLFTQIAENKDISLQSYLNGYSNMLESVLEHTSMLHTLHKIKGHDDYTYRHSLNVSLLCGVIGKLLNLSLEEIWILGQCGLLHDVGKIKIPVNILQKKARLTNEEFKQMKQHSLLGYKILCNIEGIERHLREAAHYHHERLDGSGYPEGRRGDEIPFYAQIVAVADTYDALCSDRYYNRRISPYQAVQELLESSFKNQLNANIVVPFVQFMLSGYAGYSVVLTDKTCGKIVFIPPDEPDRPLIQTDTGYVDLRQRRNLEIAEIM from the coding sequence ATGATTCGCAAAAAACTGTCCTATTCACTAAAAAATGAGGTACTAGCCGAGAATGTGTACGCAAATAACGATACGTTATTGCTAGAAAAAGGAAAAAGACTCACCACCTCGGATATCATTCGACTCATAAACATAGACATTGATAGCATTTACGTTGAAGAAGAGCAAAAAAACATTGCCATTGAGGTCGTCAGTCAAGTCCGTACGCTTTGGAGCCAGGAAGATAAAGATTTTACAGAAATGTACGTTCAAAACCTCGATCAAACTAAAAATTTGTTTACACAAATAGCAGAAAACAAAGACATCTCCTTACAATCCTATTTAAATGGATATTCGAACATGCTAGAATCGGTGCTTGAGCATACCTCGATGCTACACACTCTCCATAAAATAAAAGGTCACGATGATTACACCTATCGACATAGTTTGAACGTAAGCCTGTTGTGTGGTGTGATTGGAAAATTACTCAATCTGTCACTCGAAGAAATTTGGATACTTGGCCAATGTGGATTGCTACATGATGTCGGTAAGATCAAAATCCCTGTGAATATTTTACAAAAAAAAGCGCGTTTGACAAATGAAGAGTTCAAACAAATGAAGCAGCATAGCTTATTGGGCTATAAAATTTTATGCAATATCGAAGGAATCGAACGGCACCTTCGCGAGGCTGCTCATTATCATCACGAACGACTCGATGGATCTGGATATCCCGAAGGACGGAGAGGCGATGAAATTCCTTTCTATGCTCAAATCGTTGCTGTGGCTGATACATACGATGCGCTCTGTTCTGATCGATACTACAATCGGCGGATTTCTCCGTACCAAGCCGTTCAAGAATTATTAGAATCTTCGTTCAAAAATCAACTAAACGCAAATATTGTCGTTCCATTTGTACAATTTATGCTCTCTGGTTATGCAGGGTATTCGGTTGTGTTAACGGATAAAACGTGTGGCAAGATTGTATTTATTCCTCCAGATGAACCGGATCGTCCTCTGATTCAAACTGATACGGGATACGTAGATTTGCGTCAACGAAGGAATCTGGAGATTGCGGAAATCATGTAA
- a CDS encoding TPM domain-containing protein, with amino-acid sequence MIRQLAFLLIVCGLTLFTRIDGYVQAQVNPADIPAVRGDVYVQDTAGVLTPEQRAQLVNLGRDLEQKTGSTQLAVLTVPTTHGATPEEYATAAFRKFGLGDPKKNNGVLLFLATQDRKIRVEVGYGLEGTLPDGKVGRILDTYAIPYLKNNQMDIAILTTYKVLTNEIAAGYGVDGAKPMPNEPSEQRPVQELSWWSSLPWGIKLVIGIGVAVLLFLDFKYFGGAITYGLLSMFRGRGGGGGGSAGGRGGSSGGGGAGRGW; translated from the coding sequence ATGATTCGGCAGCTAGCATTTCTGCTTATTGTATGCGGATTGACCTTATTTACAAGGATTGACGGATATGTGCAGGCGCAGGTCAATCCGGCTGATATCCCAGCTGTACGTGGAGATGTGTATGTGCAGGATACGGCAGGGGTGCTGACACCGGAGCAGCGGGCACAACTGGTTAACTTGGGTAGAGACCTGGAACAGAAGACAGGAAGTACTCAGCTTGCGGTTCTGACTGTGCCGACAACGCATGGAGCTACACCTGAAGAATACGCAACAGCGGCCTTTCGTAAGTTTGGCCTAGGAGATCCAAAGAAAAATAACGGGGTGCTACTGTTTCTCGCCACACAGGACCGGAAAATTCGAGTAGAAGTTGGATATGGATTGGAAGGAACGCTTCCAGATGGAAAAGTCGGACGCATTCTTGATACGTATGCCATTCCGTATTTGAAAAACAATCAGATGGATATAGCGATTCTTACCACCTATAAGGTGCTGACAAATGAAATCGCAGCAGGGTATGGCGTCGATGGTGCAAAGCCAATGCCGAATGAACCGAGTGAGCAGAGACCAGTACAGGAGCTATCGTGGTGGAGTAGTTTGCCTTGGGGAATAAAGCTTGTCATTGGGATTGGTGTGGCTGTGCTCTTGTTTCTTGATTTCAAATATTTTGGCGGTGCGATTACGTATGGCTTGTTGTCAATGTTTCGTGGACGTGGGGGCGGAGGTGGTGGAAGCGCGGGTGGACGAGGAGGCTCATCCGGGGGTGGAGGTGCCGGGCGTGGATGGTAA
- a CDS encoding DMT family transporter gives MKNQKVDATKNPFILMPILLLMWGSLAATSKLLLKNLDSYQVLFYMYGIAVLVYAVILIVKVKPRELLTWTSKDFVLLILCGVFAFLYDFLYIKALERLPAIEASMLNYLFPIFIVLFAIPINRERLDVYKVISIGLGFAGTVLLITKGKFTNISFTNVEGDLMAIFAAVCWGLFTNLAKKNSKDIVISNIFITFVASILSICSLFTFSQFKVPTIADFSGFLWLSISNIILGFLIYIRALKYSSASLVASFTYFTPCVTVLFIILMVGERLTIVDFIAFLLICISVPIQRIGKVGVMFSRKQI, from the coding sequence ATGAAAAATCAAAAAGTTGATGCTACAAAAAATCCATTTATCTTAATGCCTATTTTATTGTTAATGTGGGGGTCTTTAGCAGCAACAAGTAAATTATTATTAAAAAATCTCGACAGTTATCAAGTTTTGTTTTACATGTATGGAATTGCAGTTTTAGTTTATGCTGTAATACTTATAGTCAAAGTTAAGCCGAGAGAACTGCTAACGTGGACAAGTAAAGACTTTGTTTTACTGATATTGTGTGGAGTATTCGCTTTTCTTTATGATTTTTTATATATCAAGGCACTTGAACGCTTACCGGCTATTGAAGCATCCATGTTAAATTATCTATTTCCTATTTTTATTGTTCTGTTTGCTATTCCTATCAATAGAGAAAGGCTTGACGTTTATAAGGTAATATCAATAGGTCTAGGCTTTGCTGGTACCGTTTTATTGATCACGAAGGGGAAGTTCACAAACATTAGCTTTACAAATGTAGAAGGCGATTTGATGGCTATATTCGCAGCGGTATGTTGGGGGCTTTTTACGAACCTTGCGAAGAAGAATAGTAAAGACATCGTAATAAGTAATATTTTCATTACATTCGTAGCTTCTATTTTATCCATTTGTAGTTTGTTTACTTTTTCCCAATTTAAAGTACCAACAATAGCCGATTTTTCGGGTTTTTTATGGTTAAGCATAAGTAACATTATTCTTGGATTTCTTATTTATATCAGAGCATTAAAATATTCGTCTGCTTCGCTTGTTGCAAGTTTCACCTATTTTACGCCCTGTGTTACTGTTCTTTTTATTATTTTAATGGTAGGGGAAAGATTAACTATTGTTGATTTTATAGCATTCTTACTTATATGTATTAGTGTTCCTATTCAGAGGATTGGAAAGGTAGGTGTAATGTTCAGTCGAAAACAGATATAA
- the hutH gene encoding histidine ammonia-lyase has product MPGEECRSLQWKGRFTMGQEAHCYPSELTHVVLGEGPVTVEEMVAVARYKAKVSFSQQYCDRVAASRSLIERFLRENRLIYGVTTGFGENVTEVISPEDATTLQHNIIRSHAVSVGEPLEKEIVRAIQFMILVSLGQGYSGVRLEVLQLIASLLNEEITPFAPGEGSVGYLAPEAHMALVLIGEGKAWYKGELLAGKEALHRAGLQPIELGCKEGLALINGTTSVTAFATLALYNASQAVKTADVAGAMSLEVLKGTIKACDPRLHAVKKHDEQSATAKTILHILEGSEIAEAYKSHRLQDALSLRCIPQLHGACKKLLKDAREVIENEMASTGDNPIIYPEDDDGIALMGGNFDGTYVGMYSDSMCIAMANLAKMAERRIDRLVNHHHSELPSFLVANPGLNNGYMIPQYTAAGLLGEIKVLSHPSTVDNISTSANQEDQVSMAYFAAKKAYHISKKVEYILAIELMTAAQALDFHKPLKPSPVTEAVYQKIRSMVPTVKVDRYFYPDIEYIRHLLHHGEFVKLVEERIGSMSF; this is encoded by the coding sequence TTGCCAGGAGAGGAATGCCGATCGTTACAATGGAAAGGAAGGTTTACGATGGGACAAGAAGCGCATTGTTATCCAAGCGAGCTTACACACGTGGTGCTGGGTGAGGGCCCTGTTACGGTTGAAGAAATGGTGGCGGTGGCCCGCTACAAGGCAAAAGTATCTTTCTCGCAACAGTACTGTGATCGGGTGGCGGCATCGAGAAGCCTGATTGAACGATTTTTGCGGGAGAATCGGCTTATTTATGGCGTAACTACCGGGTTTGGCGAAAACGTCACTGAGGTGATTTCCCCGGAAGACGCCACGACATTGCAGCACAACATTATTCGCTCACATGCGGTTTCCGTCGGAGAGCCTCTGGAGAAGGAGATCGTAAGGGCCATCCAGTTCATGATCCTGGTCAGTCTTGGACAAGGTTACTCGGGCGTACGGTTGGAAGTGCTTCAGCTGATCGCCAGCCTACTCAATGAGGAGATCACTCCGTTTGCACCGGGCGAAGGCTCTGTCGGCTATCTAGCACCGGAAGCCCATATGGCGCTTGTGCTGATCGGGGAAGGGAAGGCATGGTATAAAGGAGAACTGCTGGCAGGAAAAGAGGCTTTGCACAGAGCGGGATTGCAGCCGATTGAGCTCGGCTGCAAGGAAGGGCTGGCTTTGATCAACGGGACCACCTCGGTCACCGCTTTTGCAACGTTAGCCTTGTACAATGCCAGTCAAGCCGTCAAAACAGCCGATGTGGCGGGGGCGATGTCTCTTGAAGTATTAAAAGGCACGATAAAAGCGTGCGATCCGCGATTGCATGCTGTGAAGAAACACGACGAACAATCCGCGACGGCAAAAACGATCCTGCACATCCTCGAAGGCAGTGAAATCGCAGAGGCATACAAAAGCCACCGTCTGCAGGATGCGCTCAGCTTGCGGTGTATTCCCCAACTGCACGGGGCTTGCAAAAAGCTGCTCAAGGACGCTCGGGAAGTGATTGAGAATGAGATGGCATCGACCGGTGACAATCCGATTATTTACCCAGAGGACGACGATGGCATCGCCCTGATGGGAGGGAATTTTGATGGGACCTATGTGGGGATGTACAGTGATTCAATGTGTATTGCAATGGCCAATTTGGCAAAAATGGCAGAGCGGCGAATCGATCGGCTTGTGAATCATCATCATAGCGAGCTCCCAAGCTTTCTTGTAGCCAATCCAGGGTTGAACAACGGCTATATGATTCCGCAATATACGGCAGCAGGGCTTCTCGGGGAAATCAAGGTGCTGTCACATCCCTCTACCGTTGACAACATTTCGACGAGTGCCAATCAGGAGGATCAGGTGAGCATGGCGTACTTTGCGGCCAAGAAAGCGTATCACATCTCCAAAAAAGTGGAGTACATCCTTGCGATTGAATTGATGACCGCGGCGCAGGCACTGGATTTTCATAAGCCGTTGAAGCCATCGCCCGTCACGGAGGCCGTCTACCAAAAAATTCGTAGCATGGTCCCAACGGTTAAAGTAGACCGATATTTTTATCCAGATATCGAATACATCCGCCATCTGCTTCACCATGGGGAATTCGTCAAGCTTGTGGAAGAAAGAATCGGCAGCATGTCATTCTAG
- a CDS encoding LemA family protein, with protein sequence MKKTSWGFIAVIVGIILVLGMIFAGKYNSFVNAEESVNQSAAQIDNQLQRRADLIPNLVNTVKGYSIHEKEVLTQIANARAKLAGAQTKTDQANADAELSGALSRLLVISENYPELKADKQFTQLMDELAGTENRIATARMDYNKQVETFNKEIKRFPGSIIASMGGFKAKDYFKAEERAKQVPQVNFGETK encoded by the coding sequence ATGAAAAAAACAAGCTGGGGCTTTATCGCGGTAATTGTTGGGATCATTCTCGTCTTGGGCATGATCTTTGCTGGCAAATATAACAGCTTCGTCAATGCAGAAGAGAGTGTCAATCAGAGCGCAGCTCAGATCGACAACCAGCTACAGCGCCGGGCCGATCTGATCCCGAATCTCGTGAATACAGTTAAGGGCTATAGCATTCATGAGAAAGAAGTGCTTACCCAAATCGCCAATGCCCGTGCCAAATTAGCAGGGGCGCAGACGAAAACAGATCAGGCAAATGCAGATGCAGAATTAAGTGGTGCACTAAGTCGCTTGCTGGTTATTTCGGAGAACTATCCAGAACTGAAGGCGGATAAACAATTCACGCAGCTGATGGATGAACTAGCGGGTACAGAGAATCGCATCGCAACGGCACGCATGGATTACAACAAGCAGGTGGAGACATTTAATAAAGAAATTAAGCGGTTCCCCGGGAGTATCATTGCCTCGATGGGTGGATTTAAAGCGAAAGACTACTTTAAAGCAGAGGAGCGCGCGAAACAGGTACCACAGGTTAACTTTGGTGAAACAAAATGA